GTTTCTCTTCGGCATCCGCGTCAATTCAAGCTTTCAGGCGCATCCCGACAACGGCAGCCCCGGCGCTCTCGCAGACCGCACCCTCGCCGTCGTCGCGGACGGCATCGAGGTGACCAGGATTGGCGGCGGTACAGAATTAGTGACCGGCAACAGCCTCGCCGCGCCGGCCATCGCGGGCGCCGCCGCAATCCTGAAGGAATACTGGCCGCAGCTGGGCGGCAAGGAAATCAGCCGCATCCTGCTCGATACCGCCAAGGATCTGGGTGCCCCCGGCGTGGATCAGATATACGGCGTCGGCCTGCTCGATCTGGAAAACGCCCTGAAGCCGAAGACCGCCTTGGTCCCAGATGCCACGTATGCCGCCGCCTCGACCGCTGCCCGCTCCCTGGTGTTCTCCGGTGCTTTCGGGTCGAGCGATGGCGCGGCCCGCTGGGCCGGGTTCGCGGGGCAGACCGTGGCGATCGACCAGTACGGACGCGACTTTGCCGTCGATATCGGCGCCGCGGGCCATGCTACTCCGGCACAATCCTTCTCGCTCTACGGCACATTGGCCGCTCCAACACCGGCATGGACGCCCATCCCGCTCAATCAAGCGGGCGCAATGAACTGGACCAATCGCAACGTCGGTCCACACGCCGCGACCGTTACCGGGCCGCGAGCTTTCGGCTTCAGGGCATCGGAGCATGTGGTCGTCAGCGGTCAGGTCGGCGGCGCCATTGAGACGAGCGGATTGGTTTCGGGATCGCTGCTGCGACCGCTCGGCATCGCTACGTACGGATCGACCTTTACGGTCCAATCAAGTCGTTGGACGCTGGCTACCTCCCACGCAACACAACAACGCCGCGGTGCAAGTTCTCGTACACAACGCACGGTGCTCACGACTCCCATCGGCGTGGCGCTGGGCGTCACGACCACCCGCGAGATCGGGTCGGCGCTTGGGCTGACCGGACTAGGTGACTACGCTATCCGTGGAGCGGACAGCACTTTCGCGTCGGTGGGCTGGAACGGCAAGCTCGCCGGGTTCCGGCTAACTGCAGAAGCGATTGCCGGGCGCACGATCGTGGACGCCCGCATTGCTCGGCTCTCATTCGAGCCGATCATTTCCACCGGCTTCCGGTTTCAAGCCGATCACCGGCTGCTGGGTGGATTTACCTCGTTAGGCCTCACGGCGCCTTTGCGTGTCGATCGTGCTCCCGTGTCATTCGCCGCCCCAAGTGGCTTCGACCTGTCGGCACGCGCAATCACCGACGTCATTCGCCGGTTCGACCTCGCCCCGAACGCGCGCGAGCTCGACCTGGAGTTGGGCTGGACCAAGGTCATGCACCAAACACGGGTAGCGGTA
The nucleotide sequence above comes from Roseomonas aeriglobus. Encoded proteins:
- a CDS encoding S8 family serine peptidase, translating into MKAQTAYGKGLTGKGVTIAVIDSGIDLPNPEFAGRISADSKSFDATYARCGTCAPETISFGLQDVQGHGTGTASVAAAAANSSGIQGVAPGATILALKVAAPNLDAVTATSTLTEGGLNGSAIPAALNHAVDKGAFVITMSINGSFAPGAATEARAAMDRVRSSNMLVIESVRNFAGDSHRSQISESLVGTDLANKDWFLFGIRVNSSFQAHPDNGSPGALADRTLAVVADGIEVTRIGGGTELVTGNSLAAPAIAGAAAILKEYWPQLGGKEISRILLDTAKDLGAPGVDQIYGVGLLDLENALKPKTALVPDATYAAASTAARSLVFSGAFGSSDGAARWAGFAGQTVAIDQYGRDFAVDIGAAGHATPAQSFSLYGTLAAPTPAWTPIPLNQAGAMNWTNRNVGPHAATVTGPRAFGFRASEHVVVSGQVGGAIETSGLVSGSLLRPLGIATYGSTFTVQSSRWTLATSHATQQRRGASSRTQRTVLTTPIGVALGVTTTREIGSALGLTGLGDYAIRGADSTFASVGWNGKLAGFRLTAEAIAGRTIVDARIARLSFEPIISTGFRFQADHRLLGGFTSLGLTAPLRVDRAPVSFAAPSGFDLSARAITDVIRRFDLAPNARELDLELGWTKVMHQTRVAVGAAYGANAGNQRGATNAAAWMRLSTAF